From the Manihot esculenta cultivar AM560-2 chromosome 3, M.esculenta_v8, whole genome shotgun sequence genome, one window contains:
- the LOC110611502 gene encoding tudor domain-containing protein 3 isoform X1: MERERLSKAAEAVMETLRTRGWSIGDINQIEAIITIQSALSDDHETSAVTNSVESELLNMDLKSLGAKSLPDPNIFRKTSHLQGPKVLQVSSVRDISVSSIGGVSDSGHRRLLKLSLTDGHSEITAIEYSHIPSIPNDLVPGTKVRLENKIPIHSGILCLNPKVITLMGGVVPSLYEEWQMNQKYSGFSRSLMRLSQETDSGGPPQFEKLQIGAPFRPSSQQSIPAVVQSRYVQGQATAQNHLHSMSHPNRYSGGPKYRGKDKVLEPQVVTLDKRIDYSESTSKSSEPTTVETALNTEIRLIDSQQNADNLDDKVTDASLAQSIEQKPLKSEERIKEVAESAPVQNQAAAHKLLQKMNSSNQGDRRPRGWKHKGKGKQEELQFFTLDEWENRKIGANHTMKNDIPDTSADEEIAWQLQNQLDVEDSHVQMGMHRVETDIRMSMFNYGGDADRVRGMEHGGGGRGKGRGKGEGEGEGEGEEDLIKSSILLFVICIPHLGPSNFSG, encoded by the exons ATGGAGAGAGAGCGGTTGAGCAAAGCTGCAGAGGCGGTGATGGAAACCCTCCGAACCAGAGGTTGGAGTATTGGGGACATCAATCAAATAGAAGCCATAATCACGATACAGTCAGCTCTTTCAGATGATCATGAAACATCTGCAGTGACGAATTCCGTTGAATCAGAGTTGCTTAACATGGACCTTAAGTCCTTAGGAGCCAAGTCCCTACCCGACCCCAATATCTTTCGTAAAACCTCTCATCTTCAAGGCCCGAAAGTCCTTCAG GTATCTTCTGTGAGAGATATATCTGTAAGTAGCATAGGGGGAGTTTCGGATTCAGGTCACCGGCGCCTTTTAAAATTGAGTCTCACTGATGGGcacagtgagataactgcaaTAGAGTACTCTCATATACCGTCTATTCCTAATGACCTTGTGCCTGGTACCAAG GTTCGGCTGGAAAATAAAATTCCTATACATAGTGGTATATTATGCTTGAACCCGAAAGTTATTACCCTAATGGGAGGTGTTGTTCCATCACTTTATGAAGAATGGCAAATGAACCAAAAATATTCTGGTTTTTCCCGTTCATTGATGAGATTATCACAGGAAACTGATAGTGGTGGTCCTCCTCAATTTGAGAAGTTGCAAATTGGGGCACCATTTCGTCCATCTTCTCAGCAAAGCATACCTGCTG TGGTTCAATCAAGATATGTGCAGGGTCAAGCTACTGCTCAAAACCATCTCCATAGTATGAGTCACCCAAATCGCTATTCTGGAGGACCAAAATATAGGGGGAAGGATAAAGTACTAGAGCCACAGGTTGTCACTCTTGACAAAAGAATTG ATTATTCTGAGTCTACCTCCAAGAGCAGTGAGCCTACCACTGTGGAAACTGCTTTAAATACTGAAATTAGGCTGATAGATTCTCAGCAGAATGCAGATAACCTTGATGATAAGGTGACAGATGCCTCCCTTGCACAAAGTATTGAACAGAAGCCACTTAAATCTGAAGAGAGAATAAAGGAAG TAGCTGAATCTGCACCTGTCCAAAATCAAGCTGCAGCCCATAAACTCCTCCAGAAAATGAATAGCTCAAATCAAGGTGATAGGCGTCCTAGAGGTTGGAAACATAAAGGGAAGGGCAAACAAGAAGAGCTTCAGTTTTTCACTTTAGATGAATGGGAAAATCGGAAAATTGGGGCTAATCATACAATGAAAAATGACATTCCAGATACGAGTGCTGATGAGGAAATTGCATGGCAGCTTCAAAACCAACTTGATGTGGAAGATTCTCAT GTACAAATGGGAATGCATCGTGTGGAGACTGACATTAGGATGAGCATGTTTAATTATGGAGGAGATGCTGATAGAGTTCGTGGAATGGAACATGGAGGTGGAGGGCGGGGAAAGGGAAGGGGaaagggagagggagagggagagggagagggagaggaagATCTCATTAAATCTAGTATACTCTTGTTTGTTATCTGTATTCCCCATTTGGGTCCTTCAAATTTTTCTGGCTGA
- the LOC110611502 gene encoding uncharacterized protein LOC110611502 isoform X2 — MERERLSKAAEAVMETLRTRGWSIGDINQIEAIITIQSALSDDHETSAVTNSVESELLNMDLKSLGAKSLPDPNIFRKTSHLQGPKVLQVRLENKIPIHSGILCLNPKVITLMGGVVPSLYEEWQMNQKYSGFSRSLMRLSQETDSGGPPQFEKLQIGAPFRPSSQQSIPAVVQSRYVQGQATAQNHLHSMSHPNRYSGGPKYRGKDKVLEPQVVTLDKRIDYSESTSKSSEPTTVETALNTEIRLIDSQQNADNLDDKVTDASLAQSIEQKPLKSEERIKEVAESAPVQNQAAAHKLLQKMNSSNQGDRRPRGWKHKGKGKQEELQFFTLDEWENRKIGANHTMKNDIPDTSADEEIAWQLQNQLDVEDSHVQMGMHRVETDIRMSMFNYGGDADRVRGMEHGGGGRGKGRGKGEGEGEGEGEEDLIKSSILLFVICIPHLGPSNFSG; from the exons ATGGAGAGAGAGCGGTTGAGCAAAGCTGCAGAGGCGGTGATGGAAACCCTCCGAACCAGAGGTTGGAGTATTGGGGACATCAATCAAATAGAAGCCATAATCACGATACAGTCAGCTCTTTCAGATGATCATGAAACATCTGCAGTGACGAATTCCGTTGAATCAGAGTTGCTTAACATGGACCTTAAGTCCTTAGGAGCCAAGTCCCTACCCGACCCCAATATCTTTCGTAAAACCTCTCATCTTCAAGGCCCGAAAGTCCTTCAG GTTCGGCTGGAAAATAAAATTCCTATACATAGTGGTATATTATGCTTGAACCCGAAAGTTATTACCCTAATGGGAGGTGTTGTTCCATCACTTTATGAAGAATGGCAAATGAACCAAAAATATTCTGGTTTTTCCCGTTCATTGATGAGATTATCACAGGAAACTGATAGTGGTGGTCCTCCTCAATTTGAGAAGTTGCAAATTGGGGCACCATTTCGTCCATCTTCTCAGCAAAGCATACCTGCTG TGGTTCAATCAAGATATGTGCAGGGTCAAGCTACTGCTCAAAACCATCTCCATAGTATGAGTCACCCAAATCGCTATTCTGGAGGACCAAAATATAGGGGGAAGGATAAAGTACTAGAGCCACAGGTTGTCACTCTTGACAAAAGAATTG ATTATTCTGAGTCTACCTCCAAGAGCAGTGAGCCTACCACTGTGGAAACTGCTTTAAATACTGAAATTAGGCTGATAGATTCTCAGCAGAATGCAGATAACCTTGATGATAAGGTGACAGATGCCTCCCTTGCACAAAGTATTGAACAGAAGCCACTTAAATCTGAAGAGAGAATAAAGGAAG TAGCTGAATCTGCACCTGTCCAAAATCAAGCTGCAGCCCATAAACTCCTCCAGAAAATGAATAGCTCAAATCAAGGTGATAGGCGTCCTAGAGGTTGGAAACATAAAGGGAAGGGCAAACAAGAAGAGCTTCAGTTTTTCACTTTAGATGAATGGGAAAATCGGAAAATTGGGGCTAATCATACAATGAAAAATGACATTCCAGATACGAGTGCTGATGAGGAAATTGCATGGCAGCTTCAAAACCAACTTGATGTGGAAGATTCTCAT GTACAAATGGGAATGCATCGTGTGGAGACTGACATTAGGATGAGCATGTTTAATTATGGAGGAGATGCTGATAGAGTTCGTGGAATGGAACATGGAGGTGGAGGGCGGGGAAAGGGAAGGGGaaagggagagggagagggagagggagagggagaggaagATCTCATTAAATCTAGTATACTCTTGTTTGTTATCTGTATTCCCCATTTGGGTCCTTCAAATTTTTCTGGCTGA